A genome region from Mastacembelus armatus chromosome 8, fMasArm1.2, whole genome shotgun sequence includes the following:
- the elavl3 gene encoding ELAV-like protein 3 isoform X2: MVTIISTMETQVSNGPSGTSLPNGPVISTNGSTDDSKTNLIVNYLPQNMTQEEFKSLFGSIGEIESCKLVRDKITGQSLGYGFVNYVDPNDADKAINTLNGLKLQTKTIKVSYARPSSASIRDANLYVSGLPKTMSQKDMEQLFSQYGRIITSRILVDQVTAGISRGVGFIRFDKRNEAEEAIKGLNGQKPLGAAEPITVKFANNPSQKTGQALLTQLYQTAARRYTGPLHHQTQRFRLDNLLNASYGVKRFSPITIDSMTSLAGVNLTGPTGAGWCIFVYNLSPEADESVLWQLFGPFGAVTNVKVIRDFTTNKCKGFGFVTMTNYDEAAMAIASLNGYRLGDRVLQVSFKTSKQHKA, translated from the exons ATGGTTACT ATAATCAGCACCATGGAAACCCAGGTGTCCAACGGTCCAAGCGGAACCAGCCTTCCTAACGGTCCAGTCATTAGCACCAACGGCTCCACAGACGACAGCAAAACCAACCTGATCGTCAACTATCTGCCTCAGAACATGACCCAGGAAGAATTCAAAAGTTTGTTCGGTAGCATTGGAGAGATTGAGTCCTGCAAGTTAGTCAGAGACAAGATAACAG GTCAGAGTTTGGGATATGGCTTTGTAAACTATGTGGATCCAAATGATGCAGATAAGGCCATCAACACCCTTAATGGCCTCAAACTGCAAACTAAAACAATCAAG GTATCGTATGCCCGGCCAAGCTCGGCTTCTATTCGTGATGCTAACCTTTACGTGAGTGGACTCCCTAAGACCATGAGCCAGAAAGACATGGAACAGCTGTTCTCCCAGTACGGTCGCATCATCACATCCCGCATCTTAGTGGACCAAGTCACAG CAGGCATATCACGAGGAGTGGGCTTCATCCGGTTTGACAAGCGAAATGAAGCAGAGGAGGCCATCAAAGGTCTGAATGGACAGAAGCCTTTGGGTGCTGCTGAGCCCATCACTGTCAAGTTCGCCAACAACCCCAGCCAGAAGACAGGCCAGGCCTTACTGACTCAGCTGTACCAGACTGCTGCCCGCCGCTACACAGGGCCCCTTCATCACCAGACTCAGCGTTTCAG ACTCGACAATTTACTAAACGCCAGCTACGGAGTCAAGAG ATTCTCGCCCATCACCATTGACAGCATGACCAGTCTGGCTGGGGTCAACCTTACTGGTCCAACTGGAGCCGGCTGGTGCATCTTTGTGTACAACCTGTCCCCCGAAGCAGACGAGAGTGTCCTGTGGCAGCTCTTCGGGCCTTTCGGCGCAGTCACCAACGTTAAGGTTATCCGTGACTTCACCACCAACAAATGTAAGGGCTTTGGCTTTGTCACCATGACCAACTATGATGAAGCAGCCATGGCTATTGCTAGCCTTAATGGCTACCGCCTGGGTGACCGCGTGCTGCAGGTTTCCTTCAAGACCAGCAAGCAGCACAAGGCCTGA
- the elavl3 gene encoding ELAV-like protein 3 isoform X5 yields the protein MVTIISTMETQVSNGPSGTSLPNGPVISTNGSTDDSKTNLIVNYLPQNMTQEEFKSLFGSIGEIESCKLVRDKITGQSLGYGFVNYVDPNDADKAINTLNGLKLQTKTIKVSYARPSSASIRDANLYVSGLPKTMSQKDMEQLFSQYGRIITSRILVDQVTGISRGVGFIRFDKRNEAEEAIKGLNGQKPLGAAEPITVKFANNPSQKTGQALLTQLYQTAARRYTGPLHHQTQRFRFSPITIDSMTSLAGVNLTGPTGAGWCIFVYNLSPEADESVLWQLFGPFGAVTNVKVIRDFTTNKCKGFGFVTMTNYDEAAMAIASLNGYRLGDRVLQVSFKTSKQHKA from the exons ATGGTTACT ATAATCAGCACCATGGAAACCCAGGTGTCCAACGGTCCAAGCGGAACCAGCCTTCCTAACGGTCCAGTCATTAGCACCAACGGCTCCACAGACGACAGCAAAACCAACCTGATCGTCAACTATCTGCCTCAGAACATGACCCAGGAAGAATTCAAAAGTTTGTTCGGTAGCATTGGAGAGATTGAGTCCTGCAAGTTAGTCAGAGACAAGATAACAG GTCAGAGTTTGGGATATGGCTTTGTAAACTATGTGGATCCAAATGATGCAGATAAGGCCATCAACACCCTTAATGGCCTCAAACTGCAAACTAAAACAATCAAG GTATCGTATGCCCGGCCAAGCTCGGCTTCTATTCGTGATGCTAACCTTTACGTGAGTGGACTCCCTAAGACCATGAGCCAGAAAGACATGGAACAGCTGTTCTCCCAGTACGGTCGCATCATCACATCCCGCATCTTAGTGGACCAAGTCACAG GCATATCACGAGGAGTGGGCTTCATCCGGTTTGACAAGCGAAATGAAGCAGAGGAGGCCATCAAAGGTCTGAATGGACAGAAGCCTTTGGGTGCTGCTGAGCCCATCACTGTCAAGTTCGCCAACAACCCCAGCCAGAAGACAGGCCAGGCCTTACTGACTCAGCTGTACCAGACTGCTGCCCGCCGCTACACAGGGCCCCTTCATCACCAGACTCAGCGTTTCAG ATTCTCGCCCATCACCATTGACAGCATGACCAGTCTGGCTGGGGTCAACCTTACTGGTCCAACTGGAGCCGGCTGGTGCATCTTTGTGTACAACCTGTCCCCCGAAGCAGACGAGAGTGTCCTGTGGCAGCTCTTCGGGCCTTTCGGCGCAGTCACCAACGTTAAGGTTATCCGTGACTTCACCACCAACAAATGTAAGGGCTTTGGCTTTGTCACCATGACCAACTATGATGAAGCAGCCATGGCTATTGCTAGCCTTAATGGCTACCGCCTGGGTGACCGCGTGCTGCAGGTTTCCTTCAAGACCAGCAAGCAGCACAAGGCCTGA
- the elavl3 gene encoding ELAV-like protein 3 isoform X3, protein MVTQIISTMETQVSNGPSGTSLPNGPVISTNGSTDDSKTNLIVNYLPQNMTQEEFKSLFGSIGEIESCKLVRDKITGQSLGYGFVNYVDPNDADKAINTLNGLKLQTKTIKVSYARPSSASIRDANLYVSGLPKTMSQKDMEQLFSQYGRIITSRILVDQVTGISRGVGFIRFDKRNEAEEAIKGLNGQKPLGAAEPITVKFANNPSQKTGQALLTQLYQTAARRYTGPLHHQTQRFRLDNLLNASYGVKRFSPITIDSMTSLAGVNLTGPTGAGWCIFVYNLSPEADESVLWQLFGPFGAVTNVKVIRDFTTNKCKGFGFVTMTNYDEAAMAIASLNGYRLGDRVLQVSFKTSKQHKA, encoded by the exons ATGGTTACT CAGATAATCAGCACCATGGAAACCCAGGTGTCCAACGGTCCAAGCGGAACCAGCCTTCCTAACGGTCCAGTCATTAGCACCAACGGCTCCACAGACGACAGCAAAACCAACCTGATCGTCAACTATCTGCCTCAGAACATGACCCAGGAAGAATTCAAAAGTTTGTTCGGTAGCATTGGAGAGATTGAGTCCTGCAAGTTAGTCAGAGACAAGATAACAG GTCAGAGTTTGGGATATGGCTTTGTAAACTATGTGGATCCAAATGATGCAGATAAGGCCATCAACACCCTTAATGGCCTCAAACTGCAAACTAAAACAATCAAG GTATCGTATGCCCGGCCAAGCTCGGCTTCTATTCGTGATGCTAACCTTTACGTGAGTGGACTCCCTAAGACCATGAGCCAGAAAGACATGGAACAGCTGTTCTCCCAGTACGGTCGCATCATCACATCCCGCATCTTAGTGGACCAAGTCACAG GCATATCACGAGGAGTGGGCTTCATCCGGTTTGACAAGCGAAATGAAGCAGAGGAGGCCATCAAAGGTCTGAATGGACAGAAGCCTTTGGGTGCTGCTGAGCCCATCACTGTCAAGTTCGCCAACAACCCCAGCCAGAAGACAGGCCAGGCCTTACTGACTCAGCTGTACCAGACTGCTGCCCGCCGCTACACAGGGCCCCTTCATCACCAGACTCAGCGTTTCAG ACTCGACAATTTACTAAACGCCAGCTACGGAGTCAAGAG ATTCTCGCCCATCACCATTGACAGCATGACCAGTCTGGCTGGGGTCAACCTTACTGGTCCAACTGGAGCCGGCTGGTGCATCTTTGTGTACAACCTGTCCCCCGAAGCAGACGAGAGTGTCCTGTGGCAGCTCTTCGGGCCTTTCGGCGCAGTCACCAACGTTAAGGTTATCCGTGACTTCACCACCAACAAATGTAAGGGCTTTGGCTTTGTCACCATGACCAACTATGATGAAGCAGCCATGGCTATTGCTAGCCTTAATGGCTACCGCCTGGGTGACCGCGTGCTGCAGGTTTCCTTCAAGACCAGCAAGCAGCACAAGGCCTGA
- the elavl3 gene encoding ELAV-like protein 3 isoform X1 — MVTQIISTMETQVSNGPSGTSLPNGPVISTNGSTDDSKTNLIVNYLPQNMTQEEFKSLFGSIGEIESCKLVRDKITGQSLGYGFVNYVDPNDADKAINTLNGLKLQTKTIKVSYARPSSASIRDANLYVSGLPKTMSQKDMEQLFSQYGRIITSRILVDQVTGISRGVGFIRFDKRNEAEEAIKGLNGQKPLGAAEPITVKFANNPSQKTGQALLTQLYQTAARRYTGPLHHQTQRFRLDNLLNASYGVKSSPALFPRFSPITIDSMTSLAGVNLTGPTGAGWCIFVYNLSPEADESVLWQLFGPFGAVTNVKVIRDFTTNKCKGFGFVTMTNYDEAAMAIASLNGYRLGDRVLQVSFKTSKQHKA; from the exons ATGGTTACT CAGATAATCAGCACCATGGAAACCCAGGTGTCCAACGGTCCAAGCGGAACCAGCCTTCCTAACGGTCCAGTCATTAGCACCAACGGCTCCACAGACGACAGCAAAACCAACCTGATCGTCAACTATCTGCCTCAGAACATGACCCAGGAAGAATTCAAAAGTTTGTTCGGTAGCATTGGAGAGATTGAGTCCTGCAAGTTAGTCAGAGACAAGATAACAG GTCAGAGTTTGGGATATGGCTTTGTAAACTATGTGGATCCAAATGATGCAGATAAGGCCATCAACACCCTTAATGGCCTCAAACTGCAAACTAAAACAATCAAG GTATCGTATGCCCGGCCAAGCTCGGCTTCTATTCGTGATGCTAACCTTTACGTGAGTGGACTCCCTAAGACCATGAGCCAGAAAGACATGGAACAGCTGTTCTCCCAGTACGGTCGCATCATCACATCCCGCATCTTAGTGGACCAAGTCACAG GCATATCACGAGGAGTGGGCTTCATCCGGTTTGACAAGCGAAATGAAGCAGAGGAGGCCATCAAAGGTCTGAATGGACAGAAGCCTTTGGGTGCTGCTGAGCCCATCACTGTCAAGTTCGCCAACAACCCCAGCCAGAAGACAGGCCAGGCCTTACTGACTCAGCTGTACCAGACTGCTGCCCGCCGCTACACAGGGCCCCTTCATCACCAGACTCAGCGTTTCAG ACTCGACAATTTACTAAACGCCAGCTACGGAGTCAAGAG TTCTCCTGCTCTCTTCCCCAGATTCTCGCCCATCACCATTGACAGCATGACCAGTCTGGCTGGGGTCAACCTTACTGGTCCAACTGGAGCCGGCTGGTGCATCTTTGTGTACAACCTGTCCCCCGAAGCAGACGAGAGTGTCCTGTGGCAGCTCTTCGGGCCTTTCGGCGCAGTCACCAACGTTAAGGTTATCCGTGACTTCACCACCAACAAATGTAAGGGCTTTGGCTTTGTCACCATGACCAACTATGATGAAGCAGCCATGGCTATTGCTAGCCTTAATGGCTACCGCCTGGGTGACCGCGTGCTGCAGGTTTCCTTCAAGACCAGCAAGCAGCACAAGGCCTGA
- the elavl3 gene encoding ELAV-like protein 3 isoform X4, whose amino-acid sequence MIMIISTMETQVSNGPSGTSLPNGPVISTNGSTDDSKTNLIVNYLPQNMTQEEFKSLFGSIGEIESCKLVRDKITGQSLGYGFVNYVDPNDADKAINTLNGLKLQTKTIKVSYARPSSASIRDANLYVSGLPKTMSQKDMEQLFSQYGRIITSRILVDQVTGISRGVGFIRFDKRNEAEEAIKGLNGQKPLGAAEPITVKFANNPSQKTGQALLTQLYQTAARRYTGPLHHQTQRFRLDNLLNASYGVKRFSPITIDSMTSLAGVNLTGPTGAGWCIFVYNLSPEADESVLWQLFGPFGAVTNVKVIRDFTTNKCKGFGFVTMTNYDEAAMAIASLNGYRLGDRVLQVSFKTSKQHKA is encoded by the exons ATGATAATG ATAATCAGCACCATGGAAACCCAGGTGTCCAACGGTCCAAGCGGAACCAGCCTTCCTAACGGTCCAGTCATTAGCACCAACGGCTCCACAGACGACAGCAAAACCAACCTGATCGTCAACTATCTGCCTCAGAACATGACCCAGGAAGAATTCAAAAGTTTGTTCGGTAGCATTGGAGAGATTGAGTCCTGCAAGTTAGTCAGAGACAAGATAACAG GTCAGAGTTTGGGATATGGCTTTGTAAACTATGTGGATCCAAATGATGCAGATAAGGCCATCAACACCCTTAATGGCCTCAAACTGCAAACTAAAACAATCAAG GTATCGTATGCCCGGCCAAGCTCGGCTTCTATTCGTGATGCTAACCTTTACGTGAGTGGACTCCCTAAGACCATGAGCCAGAAAGACATGGAACAGCTGTTCTCCCAGTACGGTCGCATCATCACATCCCGCATCTTAGTGGACCAAGTCACAG GCATATCACGAGGAGTGGGCTTCATCCGGTTTGACAAGCGAAATGAAGCAGAGGAGGCCATCAAAGGTCTGAATGGACAGAAGCCTTTGGGTGCTGCTGAGCCCATCACTGTCAAGTTCGCCAACAACCCCAGCCAGAAGACAGGCCAGGCCTTACTGACTCAGCTGTACCAGACTGCTGCCCGCCGCTACACAGGGCCCCTTCATCACCAGACTCAGCGTTTCAG ACTCGACAATTTACTAAACGCCAGCTACGGAGTCAAGAG ATTCTCGCCCATCACCATTGACAGCATGACCAGTCTGGCTGGGGTCAACCTTACTGGTCCAACTGGAGCCGGCTGGTGCATCTTTGTGTACAACCTGTCCCCCGAAGCAGACGAGAGTGTCCTGTGGCAGCTCTTCGGGCCTTTCGGCGCAGTCACCAACGTTAAGGTTATCCGTGACTTCACCACCAACAAATGTAAGGGCTTTGGCTTTGTCACCATGACCAACTATGATGAAGCAGCCATGGCTATTGCTAGCCTTAATGGCTACCGCCTGGGTGACCGCGTGCTGCAGGTTTCCTTCAAGACCAGCAAGCAGCACAAGGCCTGA
- the prkcsh gene encoding glucosidase 2 subunit beta encodes MMSSRYVVLLTLLLGVGVSAVEVQRPRGVPLSKLQFYEEGKPFTCLDGSRTIPFDRVNDDYCDCSDGSDEPGTAACPNGSFHCTNAGFRPVFIPSSRINDGICDCCDTTDEYNSGAVCQNTCRDLGRKERESLLKLAEIAKEGFLLKQQLIQEAKRGLEEKRAKAADLQVNKKDLEEKVEALRTVKEAAEQPEKQAKERHLKAWEEEKALIRIEEEKGKMAEVFLELDDDADGFVSVAELLSHAELDPDSDNSFTEEEAQGILGGVDKVDTAAFEAVWNNIKEKYISEAAPAPVETAQEEIREPVSDNDSEQYPEDDITEDEDDDDEEDEDDDPDDGDYKSHSATRTPEKKDDDEGTMPPYDQETQILIDAAQKARDEFEESEKALREVDDQINNLEKEISFDFGPSSEFAYLYSQCYELTTSEYIYRLCPFNRVSQKPKYGGSETNLGTWGKWAGPEDNIYSMMKYEHGTGCWQGPNRSTTVKLTCGKETVVTSTSEPSRCEYVMEFICPAICQEPPNLVSEEHEHEEL; translated from the exons ATGATGTCTAGCCGGTACGTGGTGCTGCTGACGCTGCTGCTGGGTGTAGGAGTCTCTGCAGTGGAGGTCCAGCGGCCCCGCGGTGTCCCTTTGTCAA AACTGCAGTTCTATGAAGAGGGCAAACCATTTACTTGCCTCGATGGCTCCCGCACTATTCCCTTTGACAGAGTCAATGATGACTATTGTGACTGCTCAGATGGCTCTGATGAGCCAG GCACTGCTGCTTGTCCAAATGGCAGCTTCCACTGCACCAATGCAGGCTTCCGACCGGTTTTCATCCCCTCTTCCCGCATCAATGATGGAATCTGTG ACTGCTGTGACACAACAGATGAGTACAACAGTGGTGCTGTCTGTCAGAATACCTGCAG GGATTTAGGAcgcaaagagagggagagtctGCTGAAGCTGGCAGAGATTGCTAAGGAGGGCTTTCTACTTAAACAACAACTTATCCAGGAAGCCAAGAGGGGCCTAGAAGAAAAGAGG GCCAAAGCTGCAGATCTCCAGGTTAATAAGAAAGATCTGGAAGAGAAGGTGGAGGCTCTGAGAACTGTAAAGGAAGCTGCAGAACAGCCAGAGAAACAAGCTAAAGAGCGCCATCTAAAGGCCTGGGAAG aggaaAAAGCTCTCATTCGCATAGAGGAGGAAAAGGGTAAAATGGCTGAAGTATTTCTTGAACTGGATGATGATGCGGATGGTTT CGTTTCAGTGGCTGAGCTATTGTCCCATGCTGAGCTCGACCCAGATTCCGATAATTCATTCACAGAAGAAGAGGCTCAG GGAATATTGGGAGGTGTGGACAAAGTGGACACAGCAGCGTTTGAGGCTGTTTGGAATAACatcaaagaaaaatacatttcagaa GCTGCTCCAGCACCTGTAGAGACTGCACAGGAGGAGATAAGGGAACCAGTGTCTGACAATGACTCTGAGCAGTATCCTGAAGATGACATCacagaagatgaagatgatgatgatgaggaggatgaagatgatgacCCAGATGATGGCGATTATAAG AGTCATTCGGCAACGCGAACTCCAGAAAAGAAAGATGACGATGAGGGGACTATGCCTCCTTATGACCAAGAAACACAGATTCTCATTGATG CTGCTCAGAAAGCCAGGGATGAGTTTGAGGAGTCTGAGAAAGCTCTCCGGGAGGTGGATGATCAGATCAA TAACCTTGAGAAGGAAATTTCCTTTGACTTCGGACCAAGTTCTGAGTTTGCCTACCTCTACAGCCAGTGTTACGAGTTAACTACTAGCGA GTACATCTACAGGCTCTGTCCATTCAACAGAGTGTCACAGAAGCCCAAGTATGGTGGTTCTGAAACTAACTTAGG AACATGGGGGAAATGGGCAGGTCCAGAGGATAATATCTACTCTATGATGAAGTATGAACATGGAACAGGGTGCTGGCAAGGCCCTAACAGATCCACCACT GTTAAGTTAACATGTGGAAAAGAGACAGTTGTGACATCTACCTCAGAGCCCAGTCGCTGTGAGTATGTGATGGAGTTCATCTGTCCTGCCATCTGCCAGGAGCCCCCAAACCTGGTTTCAGAGGAGCATGAGCATGAAGAGCTCTAG